In Corynebacterium matruchotii, a single genomic region encodes these proteins:
- the fmt gene encoding methionyl-tRNA formyltransferase has protein sequence MRIIFAGTPEPAACALTALLASNHDVIAVITRPDARKGRGRTYYPSPVKELATSHDIPVLTPTSLRDNDEFRSELRRLKPDCVPVVAYGNLIPQDVLNLVPCGFINLHFSLLPRWRGAAPVQAAIHAGDAVTGATTFRIDPGLDTGDIIGQLTEPIDPADTADSLLERLAHRGANLLTRTMDMIADGTAEYRPQDGVATHAHKITVADARVDWTQPAESIDRAIRAVTSSPGAWSTIGEQRIKLGPVTHTTDPHMRPGDIHVAKNRILVGTGTTPVSLGRVQPSGKKPMPAADWARGTMIEGKRFE, from the coding sequence ATGCGCATCATTTTCGCGGGAACCCCCGAACCGGCAGCCTGTGCCCTCACCGCCCTGCTGGCCAGCAACCACGACGTTATTGCGGTCATTACCCGACCCGACGCCCGGAAGGGTCGGGGCCGCACCTACTACCCTTCACCGGTGAAAGAGCTCGCCACCAGCCATGACATTCCAGTGCTCACCCCCACCAGCCTGCGCGACAATGACGAGTTCCGCTCCGAACTACGCCGGCTGAAACCGGATTGCGTGCCAGTTGTGGCCTACGGCAATCTCATCCCCCAAGATGTGCTGAATTTGGTCCCTTGCGGGTTTATTAACCTGCACTTTAGCCTCCTGCCGCGGTGGCGGGGGGCGGCCCCCGTGCAGGCGGCCATCCACGCCGGCGACGCCGTCACCGGGGCCACCACCTTCCGCATCGACCCCGGACTTGACACCGGGGACATCATTGGGCAGCTCACCGAGCCCATCGACCCCGCCGACACCGCCGACAGCCTCCTGGAGCGGCTCGCCCACCGGGGCGCCAACCTATTGACCCGCACCATGGACATGATCGCCGACGGCACCGCCGAATACCGGCCCCAGGACGGCGTAGCCACCCACGCCCACAAGATCACGGTCGCTGACGCCCGCGTGGACTGGACCCAACCCGCCGAAAGCATTGACCGCGCCATCCGCGCCGTCACCAGCAGCCCCGGTGCCTGGAGCACGATAGGGGAGCAGCGCATCAAACTGGGACCGGTCACCCACACCACCGACCCGCACATGCGGCCCGGTGACATCCATGTGGCAAAAAACCGCATCCTGGTGGGCACCGGCACCACCCCGGTGAGCCTGGGCCGGGTGCAACCATCGGGGAAGAAACCCATGCCCGCCGCCGACTGGGCCCGCGGCACCATGATTGAAGGGAAACGATTCGAATGA
- the rpe gene encoding ribulose-phosphate 3-epimerase — MTTPIISPSILSADFTNLGADIQAVANADWIHVDIMDGHFVPNLSFGADITAAARRATTQPLDVHLMIDNPERWVDNYIKAGADHIIFHVEATDDPVSLARHIRAAGVQAGFSLRPGTPIEPYLPTLDEFDLVLIMSVEPGFGGQKFMPDQLDKVRALRHEITTRGLATLIEIDGGISADTIAQAAEAGCDAFVAGSAIFTNDDPAAAVTNLRTLATL; from the coding sequence ATGACAACCCCCATCATTTCCCCCTCCATCCTGTCCGCCGACTTTACCAACCTGGGCGCCGACATCCAGGCCGTTGCCAACGCCGACTGGATTCACGTCGACATCATGGATGGGCATTTCGTCCCGAACCTTTCGTTCGGCGCCGACATTACCGCCGCCGCCCGGCGCGCCACCACCCAGCCTCTCGACGTGCACCTTATGATCGACAACCCCGAACGCTGGGTGGATAACTACATCAAGGCCGGCGCGGACCACATTATCTTCCACGTGGAGGCCACCGACGATCCGGTTTCCCTCGCCCGCCACATCCGGGCCGCCGGCGTTCAGGCCGGCTTCTCCCTCCGCCCCGGTACCCCCATCGAGCCCTACCTTCCCACACTCGATGAATTTGATTTGGTGCTCATCATGAGCGTCGAACCCGGGTTCGGTGGCCAAAAATTCATGCCCGACCAGCTCGACAAGGTTCGTGCCCTCCGGCACGAAATCACCACCCGTGGCCTTGCCACCCTCATCGAGATCGACGGCGGCATCAGCGCCGACACCATCGCCCAGGCTGCCGAGGCCGGCTGTGACGCCTTCGTCGCCGGCTCCGCCATTTTCACCAACGACGACCCGGCGGCAGCCGTCACTAACCTCCGCACCCTGGCCACCCTCTAA
- a CDS encoding PH domain-containing protein produces MDNNQPLSDAEIQAYVAADAALTTTKPWKLEVTSRRMKLYAFLAAGVTLAIHIFLAIVVAVGNTGTAVTVIDQWGYFLVGVLFATVIFIGLHRPRVRANEDGVDVRNFIGSRFYPWAVIYGLSFPETARVARLELPEFEYVPMWAFLAADGADCVTAVEKFRELEAQYMPED; encoded by the coding sequence ATGGACAACAACCAGCCCCTCAGCGACGCCGAAATCCAAGCCTATGTTGCCGCTGACGCCGCTCTCACCACCACCAAACCCTGGAAGCTTGAAGTCACATCACGACGCATGAAGCTTTACGCTTTCCTCGCCGCCGGTGTCACCCTCGCCATCCATATTTTCCTCGCCATCGTTGTTGCGGTCGGGAACACCGGCACCGCGGTCACCGTCATCGACCAATGGGGATATTTCCTCGTCGGTGTGCTTTTCGCCACCGTCATTTTCATCGGGCTGCACCGGCCCCGCGTCCGCGCCAACGAAGACGGCGTCGACGTCCGTAACTTCATCGGTTCTCGCTTCTACCCCTGGGCCGTCATCTACGGCCTCAGCTTTCCCGAAACTGCTCGCGTGGCCCGCCTTGAACTCCCCGAATTCGAATACGTGCCCATGTGGGCGTTCCTCGCCGCCGACGGTGCCGATTGCGTTACCGCCGTCGAAAAATTCCGGGAACTCGAAGCCCAATACATGCCCGAAGACTAG
- the rapZ gene encoding RNase adapter RapZ, with translation MIAEAPRNIEPVTEIPPVIITGMSGAGLSSAARVLEDMGWYVSQNLPPQLVVQFFEFCAADTSPVDKVALVSDVRSLDFSFGLDVVISQLDTEGLKPLVLFMDARDDVLIKRFDNLRRTHPLQGSGTLLVGIERERALVANLKESADVVIDTSDLSIHDLRRAIEPNFEYLASNKQHVTVQSFGFKHGTPRDTDIMVDVRFLPNPFWIPELRPFRGVDKPVSDYVLSAAAAQEFLDNFYKMLMDMREGFKHEGKKFITVSIGCTGGHHRSVAIAEELARRLAVNDDLDVTVSHRDINRH, from the coding sequence ATGATCGCCGAAGCCCCGCGCAATATAGAACCAGTAACCGAAATACCACCAGTCATCATCACCGGCATGTCCGGGGCGGGCCTCAGCTCGGCCGCCCGAGTACTCGAAGACATGGGATGGTACGTCTCCCAAAACCTCCCCCCGCAACTCGTGGTGCAATTTTTTGAATTTTGCGCAGCCGACACCTCACCAGTCGACAAAGTAGCACTCGTATCCGACGTGAGGTCACTCGACTTCTCCTTCGGCCTCGACGTCGTCATATCCCAACTCGACACCGAAGGACTCAAACCACTCGTCCTCTTCATGGATGCCCGCGACGACGTCCTCATTAAACGCTTCGACAATCTCCGCCGCACCCACCCACTCCAAGGATCCGGCACCCTACTCGTCGGCATCGAACGAGAACGCGCCCTCGTCGCAAACCTCAAAGAATCCGCCGACGTGGTCATCGACACCTCCGACCTATCAATCCACGACCTCCGCCGAGCAATCGAACCCAACTTCGAATACCTCGCATCCAACAAACAACACGTCACCGTCCAATCATTCGGCTTCAAACACGGCACCCCCCGCGACACCGACATCATGGTCGACGTCCGATTCCTCCCCAACCCATTCTGGATACCAGAACTGCGACCATTCCGTGGAGTCGACAAACCCGTCTCCGACTACGTGCTCAGCGCCGCCGCAGCCCAAGAATTTCTTGACAATTTCTATAAAATGCTCATGGACATGCGTGAAGGCTTCAAACATGAAGGCAAAAAGTTTATTACTGTGTCTATTGGTTGCACCGGTGGACATCATCGCTCAGTAGCCATCGCAGAAGAACTAGCACGCAGGCTTGCCGTCAACGATGACCTTGACGTGACAGTTTCTCACCGCGACATTAACCGTCACTAA
- a CDS encoding riboflavin synthase: MFSGIIEEIGTITTITPRGDSCKLHITAATVTTDIHPGDSIAVNGICLTVVDHDPTGFTADVMKETLDRSVLGHVGDPVNLERALPVTGRLGGHIVQGHVDTTTTLIHREIGEHWHTLRFHLPPQLAKYVVEKGSIAINGTSLTVSAIGDDYFEVSLIPTTLTHTNLGTLQPGDSVNLEADILAKHVEKLLAH; this comes from the coding sequence ATGTTCAGCGGAATCATCGAAGAAATCGGCACCATCACCACCATCACCCCCCGCGGTGACTCCTGTAAACTCCACATCACCGCGGCAACCGTCACCACCGACATCCACCCCGGTGACTCCATCGCTGTCAACGGCATCTGCCTCACCGTTGTCGACCATGACCCCACCGGGTTCACCGCCGACGTCATGAAAGAAACCCTCGACCGCAGTGTTCTCGGCCACGTCGGCGACCCAGTCAACCTGGAGCGCGCCCTCCCCGTCACCGGCCGCCTCGGCGGCCACATCGTCCAGGGGCATGTCGATACCACCACCACGCTCATCCACCGGGAAATCGGTGAGCATTGGCACACGCTCCGTTTCCACCTGCCGCCGCAGCTCGCCAAATATGTGGTAGAAAAAGGCAGCATCGCCATCAACGGCACCTCCCTCACGGTCTCCGCCATAGGCGACGACTATTTCGAAGTGTCCCTCATCCCCACCACCCTCACCCACACCAATCTCGGCACCCTCCAACCTGGCGACTCCGTCAACCTAGAGGCAGACATCCTCGCTAAACACGTCGAAAAGCTCCTCGCACACTAG
- a CDS encoding RsmB/NOP family class I SAM-dependent RNA methyltransferase, protein MSLEKKPGGFRSRAKGEKRAPAFGNRPMAPRPTRYQPGGDPRALGDVDLARAVAFDVLYRVNVEGTYANLALPKALTEYRLKRRDAAFATEITYGTLRVQGILDIVIAHCSSRPLDSIDPAVLGAIRLGAYQLLYTRVEPHAAVDSAVKIVAATGNEQAKGFANGILRKISRTTPEAWWEKLQPADELAAIAFRHAHPEWVAKSFEQALGGRDELDAALAADSERPIVHLVARPGEITAEELALMTGGDEGTYSPYAVYLPGGDPGRIDAVRDGLAAVQDEGSQLIARALTEAPLDGPDGGHWLDLCAGPGGKAALLGAIARIESATVDAVEVQPHRAKLVQQTVRDLPVTVHTMDGRNPSFEYQFDRVLVDAPCSGLGALRRRPEARWRKQESDIAQLAQLQYELLASAINLTRPGGIIVYSTCSPDLRETRGVVNKALENHPVVELDAHPLVPNMENTGEEKSVQMWPHRHHTDAMFFAVLKKTPEKLG, encoded by the coding sequence ATGAGTCTAGAGAAAAAACCCGGCGGGTTCCGTTCCCGCGCCAAAGGCGAAAAACGGGCGCCCGCCTTCGGGAACCGTCCCATGGCGCCGCGGCCGACCCGCTACCAGCCCGGTGGGGATCCGCGCGCCCTGGGGGATGTGGACTTGGCCCGGGCCGTCGCCTTTGACGTGCTCTACCGCGTCAACGTCGAGGGCACGTACGCCAACCTGGCCCTCCCCAAAGCGCTGACCGAATACCGGCTCAAACGCCGCGACGCCGCCTTCGCCACCGAAATCACCTACGGCACCCTGCGGGTCCAAGGCATACTCGATATCGTCATAGCCCACTGTTCCTCCCGGCCGCTCGACAGCATTGATCCGGCGGTGCTTGGTGCCATCCGGCTGGGCGCCTACCAGCTGCTCTACACCCGGGTGGAACCGCACGCGGCCGTGGACTCCGCCGTGAAAATCGTCGCCGCCACCGGAAACGAACAGGCCAAAGGCTTCGCCAACGGCATCCTGCGGAAAATATCCCGCACCACGCCCGAAGCCTGGTGGGAGAAGCTCCAACCCGCCGACGAACTCGCCGCCATTGCCTTCCGCCACGCCCACCCCGAATGGGTCGCTAAAAGTTTCGAACAGGCCCTGGGGGGTCGTGACGAACTAGACGCCGCCCTCGCCGCCGATTCCGAGCGCCCCATCGTGCACCTCGTGGCTCGCCCCGGGGAGATCACCGCCGAGGAACTCGCCCTCATGACCGGTGGTGATGAAGGAACCTACTCGCCCTACGCCGTCTACCTGCCCGGCGGTGACCCCGGCCGCATCGACGCCGTCCGCGACGGGCTGGCCGCGGTGCAGGACGAAGGGTCCCAGCTCATTGCCCGCGCCCTCACCGAAGCCCCCCTCGACGGGCCCGACGGTGGGCACTGGCTTGACCTGTGTGCCGGCCCCGGCGGCAAGGCCGCGCTCCTGGGGGCCATTGCCCGCATCGAATCCGCCACCGTCGACGCCGTGGAGGTCCAACCCCACCGCGCGAAACTCGTCCAACAAACCGTCCGCGACCTCCCCGTCACGGTGCACACCATGGACGGCCGTAACCCCAGCTTCGAATACCAATTCGACCGGGTGTTGGTGGATGCCCCCTGCTCCGGCCTCGGCGCCCTCCGGCGCCGCCCCGAGGCCCGCTGGCGCAAACAAGAATCCGACATTGCCCAATTGGCGCAACTCCAATACGAACTCCTTGCCTCCGCCATTAACCTCACCCGCCCAGGTGGCATCATCGTCTACTCCACCTGCTCGCCCGATCTTCGGGAAACCCGCGGCGTCGTCAATAAAGCCCTGGAAAACCACCCGGTTGTCGAACTCGACGCCCACCCGCTCGTCCCCAACATGGAGAACACAGGGGAAGAAAAATCCGTACAAATGTGGCCCCACCGCCACCACACCGACGCCATGTTTTTCGCCGTCTTGAAGAAAACCCCCGAGAAACTAGGATAA
- the uvrC gene encoding excinuclease ABC subunit UvrC: MTDPTTYRPTNVPTDPGVYKFRDPTGRVIYVGKAKNLRARLATYFHDLTQLHPRTRHMVTTANQVEWTVVGSEVEALQLEYTWIKKYDPHFNVKYRDDKTYPSLAISIGEPIPRAFFHRGPRKAGIRYFGPYSHAWAVRETLDLLIRIFPVRTCTKGVYNRHEKLGRPCLLGYIDKCSAPCVGRITETDHRRIVDDLCAFLAGRTSPITTKLETEMQAAAAELDFERAARIRDNLAAIIALTEQQAIVLPDGTDADVIAIDTDELEAAIQLFHIRAGRVKGQRGWVVERTDDHDGGSEQLMQDFLIRFYSDAADQEQTVRDSEEKAIKRRGVDNYVPIDTTATSVVPHDILVEIPPADIPHTEAALSQLRGGPVRIKTPKRGDKKTLMTTVHRNATEALKQHKLKRVGDLTARSAALQELQNSLFLPEAPLRIECTDISHIQGTDVVASLVVFEDGLPKKSDYRRYKITDAAGDGHSDDVASIAEVTRRRFLRHHLDSRTVPELDGSQFEDEKPQTSNKFAYSPQLFIVDGGAPQVAAAQQVLDELGITDVPVIGIAKRLEEIWVAGEKYPLILPRHSQALFLIQHIRDEAHRFAITFHRQQRSARMRRSELDNIKGLGAARRTELVKHFGSVKQLRQASVADITAVKGFGPQLAQNVYDALHPPE, encoded by the coding sequence GTGACTGACCCGACGACATACCGCCCCACGAACGTTCCCACCGACCCCGGCGTCTATAAATTCCGCGACCCCACCGGCCGGGTCATCTACGTGGGCAAGGCCAAAAACCTTCGCGCTCGCCTCGCCACCTACTTCCACGACCTCACGCAACTTCACCCCCGCACCCGCCACATGGTTACCACCGCCAACCAGGTTGAATGGACTGTGGTCGGCAGCGAAGTCGAGGCACTCCAACTCGAATACACGTGGATTAAAAAATACGACCCCCACTTCAACGTCAAATACCGCGACGATAAAACCTACCCCTCCCTCGCCATCAGCATTGGCGAACCCATACCCCGCGCCTTCTTCCACCGCGGCCCCCGCAAGGCGGGTATCCGCTACTTCGGCCCCTACTCCCACGCCTGGGCCGTCCGCGAAACCCTCGACCTTCTCATCCGAATCTTCCCCGTCCGCACCTGCACCAAAGGCGTCTACAACCGGCACGAAAAACTTGGACGCCCCTGCCTGCTTGGCTACATCGACAAATGCTCCGCCCCCTGTGTGGGCCGCATCACCGAAACCGACCACCGCCGCATTGTCGACGACCTCTGCGCCTTCCTCGCCGGCCGCACCAGCCCCATCACCACCAAGCTTGAAACCGAAATGCAGGCCGCCGCGGCCGAACTCGACTTCGAACGCGCCGCCCGCATCCGCGACAATCTTGCCGCCATCATCGCCCTCACCGAACAACAAGCCATCGTCCTACCCGACGGCACCGACGCCGACGTCATCGCCATCGACACCGACGAACTCGAAGCCGCCATCCAACTCTTTCACATCCGCGCCGGCCGGGTGAAAGGCCAACGCGGGTGGGTGGTCGAACGCACCGACGACCACGACGGCGGCAGCGAACAACTCATGCAAGACTTCCTCATCCGGTTCTACTCGGACGCGGCAGACCAAGAACAAACCGTCCGGGACTCGGAAGAAAAAGCCATCAAACGCCGGGGCGTCGACAACTATGTTCCCATCGACACCACCGCAACAAGCGTGGTTCCCCACGATATCCTCGTGGAAATACCACCAGCTGACATCCCCCACACCGAGGCCGCATTATCCCAGCTCCGGGGCGGCCCCGTGCGGATCAAAACCCCCAAACGCGGCGACAAGAAAACCCTCATGACCACCGTGCACCGCAACGCCACGGAAGCCCTGAAACAACACAAACTCAAACGAGTCGGGGACCTCACCGCTCGATCCGCAGCCCTCCAGGAACTGCAAAACTCCCTCTTCCTCCCCGAAGCCCCACTACGGATCGAATGCACGGACATCTCCCACATCCAAGGCACCGACGTGGTGGCATCCCTCGTGGTCTTCGAAGACGGGCTGCCGAAAAAATCCGACTACCGGCGGTACAAAATCACCGACGCCGCCGGCGACGGGCACTCCGATGACGTGGCAAGCATCGCCGAAGTCACCCGCCGCAGGTTCCTTCGACACCACCTTGACAGTCGCACCGTACCGGAACTAGACGGGTCCCAATTCGAAGACGAAAAACCCCAAACATCGAACAAATTTGCGTACTCGCCCCAGTTGTTTATCGTCGACGGCGGCGCACCACAAGTAGCGGCAGCCCAACAAGTGCTCGACGAACTAGGAATAACCGATGTGCCGGTCATAGGCATCGCCAAACGACTAGAAGAAATCTGGGTAGCGGGGGAGAAGTACCCCCTCATCCTCCCCCGACACTCCCAGGCGCTCTTTCTGATCCAACACATCCGCGACGAAGCACACCGATTCGCCATCACCTTCCACAGGCAACAACGATCCGCCCGAATGCGACGCAGCGAACTCGACAACATCAAAGGACTCGGCGCAGCTCGACGCACCGAACTGGTCAAACACTTCGGGAGTGTGAAGCAGCTGAGACAAGCATCAGTAGCGGACATCACCGCAGTCAAAGGATTCGGCCCCCAACTCGCCCAAAACGTCTACGACGCCCTCCACCCCCCAGAATAA